The window GTTTTTGTTGCAACATCTGCAGCATGATAGAACATACTCATTGTCTTTTTTTCTTCACAGAGTTTGGTACTCAGATTAGATTTGATGCACACCGGCCTCATCGAGAGCCCTTCCAAAACTTAATTGTTCTGGTTCTGAGGGGTACGTGCGAAGGTGTAGCAACAGCTGTTGTTAGTATCCGTTATAAGCAAGGATTTGGCCTATTTGGGTGCAGGCCGTAATCCGAGGTCTTGTGACTACATGCAGCAACATGTATTTACGAGATTGATCTAGAAGCGGCTAAAAGGTGCTGAGTGACAGGGGGATTTATAGGCCTCTGGCTGTCTGTAGCTTGCTGCAGGCAGTTGTTACGTTTGTGGGCTTGCCCATGTTTGTAGTAGTAGATGAAGCAAGATTTACATAGTCTTTGTTAGTTAAATTTTGTAGAGTATTCTGGCAACATTATCAGAAGCCAGCGATTCGAAAAAAAAGCCCAAGCTCATACGGGGTAGGGCTGGTGAATCAATGATTCCTCTGTCTCCTCAGGTGATGATGTCCTGACTTAAAACATAATgttggtaaaacaaaaaaataaaaatgatagtataaggaaaatataaaaataacttacaaaatgGAATTATAATTACCATTGCAAGTGCTAACAGAATCACATTAAGGCAAGTTTCTATAGTAGATTTTCCAGCAAGTTCAGCAATTGATTTTCCTGACATTGATGTGAacttcttacaaaaattaaataaagttataaatgctTCATTATTAGCTGAACCAGCTAAACGCAGACCCATTGCCATACAAGCACCAgcaattatattacaatatgactggctgaaaaaataattgtaataataataaataaaaaccttgtattttaacttaaaattaaacaaatcagatttaattaattgcacaaattttatttttaaaaacaacccaCAGAAAGAAATtggttacaataatttttgagaatgttcaagtaacagataaaaacattttactcagACGTGGCATATTTCTATAAAGGATATATTAATTACCAGAATGACCACTATTGGAGCTCAAATATCAAATTCCAAGTTTTACAACCTTAAAAGATTGGTTTATCACCATTTATTGCTGATGAGTCACTAACCCAAAATtttgaacagattttaaaaaaatttggttttcaattTAATCAGAATGatcttatttatcattatttttcaacttcAATCCTGCCTTACAATTCACCAAAtggactgaattttttattttgtataggaAGCTGTTCTGATGGTTTGATGTAAGTCCTTTGAACAAAACTTaagattttaacaaatgaaaaattatttgtctttatggatgacctgaaaatatttttcatttttctcgtCATTCCATAGTttagtatattttgttataacatttaaCTTGGGTGTTAAtctgatattgaaaatattttcacaataaaacttaagaaaattaattgaaaaacttagAGAAAAGAATACACAGTCCTGAATTTCAGGAAGTCTTAACATGCTCTtggcaatagtttttttttattgtttctttgcattacttttttatttttaacaaaatgtaagtTTCTTCCATTTATAGTTCTTGCAAATGACTTTTTACATACAGACAGAGTTTTTGTAGGCCATTCATATTCTAATTAAgggaaaaatatgtatttaaaaaataaaataaaaaggagctAAAACAAATTAAGagtaatagtttttctttataatctgactttaaataataaaaaaattgaggtttAGGAATCTGctgatagatttttaaattattgccaACTTCTAaaagccaaaatttaaataataattgaaaaagaataattttataattttttgtaaaggatttttgagttatctttttttaaaaaaacaataaacttttatcagaagaatttaatacagttaaatataCCTTTGGTGAATTATCTCAACAGGAAAGCCAATTAGGTTTGATATTTCTAAACCTAATTTCAATTAGGTTTCTTTCTCTTGAGTCTACAAAGATTTATAATAAGTAATCCCAATATTCAGAATCTAAAGTAAgaatatgaacctttttcttttcaGAGAGTTGGTTGAAGTACCAGAATAAGAGAAAAAGTTTGTAATAATGAgaaagtttgtaatgtaatttgaataaacaaataaaagttagttactGAATATATTACATAAACTGTATCTCTTTGAgtttagtttcataaaaaaaaattcttcaaagaataaatttatttacttctaattaaaatcaaacagaaacaaaataacacataaaatagtttttaaatcaaatctttTCTCCACTGATTTATGATTTACGATTAAatcaaattgtaaattaaatgataaagaaaacaaaacaaatagttttacatatttcatgGTTTCATAATCAATATTATCAGGTAGAATTCCAGGATGAGGTTTAACAAGACAATATGGTCTGATGGCAGCTGGGACATGATCAAGAACCCATTCTTCAGTATGTAATATATCATCCCATAGTATCAAACCTCTAGCAATcattcttaaaagtaataaatctgGACATACAAAGTCAAGTAAATGTTGTGTATCACGGGCTTTCATCCAATTTGCcactgttctaaaaaaaaaaaaataatcaagaaaaacaaaaattacttaaggGAAATATCGGCCATTATTCTGAAGAATTACTATTAGTCTAGGCGGCATCTGTTATAAAATGGgcatatttggactttttctatattatcgctaattttttatttaatgcctccataatatcatcagaaatgattatttcattatgcgCCAGTTAAAAAAgctgtgcttaaatttttattaaaaaaaatttcccctatttttatttttagagttaaCTCGATAAcagttcttattaaattttacacacaatatcatagatttcaaatcaaaaaatacattactattgaaaaatatttccaaaaatcttttcttttttgttgacagttattgctatttttgcatcaataataatgtatCTTTCGATTTGCAACcaatgatattgtgtgtaaatgttaataacaaaacttttttctcttctgatcttttctctaaaatgaacagctATAATTTGgagaaaataggagaaaaaatggatatttttgcattttgtttaatacaaatttaagcaCCCTTTTTCAACTAgcacataatgaaataatcatttttgatgatattctggaggcattaaagcaaaaattagcaatcatatagaaaaaatccaacccaaaacagataccACCTAGACTATAtcatcaaaatgtaataatagttaatCTTCAATTATCCAGGTTAAATAGAACTATGAGGCTcaactgataaattttgcacatatatgcatagcatgggaatgaaaacagatattggaatgaaataaaaaatgaataaaaatacaataccttagctacaaaacgaagtatttatttttcaatataatctccaTTTACACTGATACAGTTTACTTAACATGTGACAAGTTTTTGTATTCTGTGactgaaaaattctggtggtCTTTCATGGATCCAAGTAgtcacagcttccttcacctcattgtcggtgatgtaatgattacctttgagatgagggaagaaatGGAAGTCGCATGGAGCCAAATCCAGCGAGTATGGTGGGTACACAACAGACTCAAACTTCAGCTTACAAAGAGCATAGAGTGTTTGCACAGTActcatcgtgcacagattttacggtaacccaattgcttgataatatggcctactcgttctttagacaTGCGTAATTGAGTAatgatgcgttgctgggtgattttctggtcactttgaagcaaattgtCCACTTCCTTTCAATGTTTCTCGTccgtcacagaaactggtcgtccactgtaaggtgcgtcctcaattgtcactTCACTcacgaaatttcaacgcccaactattcacagtactcttgtcaacagtttcactaccgtaaatgttaaaaaatattcgtaggattcacattttctgctattaaaaattctatcactGTGTGTTGATTTAACCATATTGACATTGGCCGTACtcaactccattttaactgctactgaaaaaaaaCTGGTAAACAAATTTCAATGCACTActgcaggtttgtagagggggattttggCTATTATATGCTGTCACTCTCAACTCGACAGTATCTTTTGTCTctgtgtagcacgctagtgtgcagaatttatcagctgagccttataaaatacaaattggtaactagaaaaattaaattatttttatactggaaatacaaaaaaagttcaattaaatgattactgaaataaatttaaaactggatggctatttcaattgttaaacaatcatcatcagtggaaaccgaaaaataaaaataataaaaacaattctttaacgATTACACAAACAGCACCttgaaagacaaacaaaaaatagtaattttagttGTTACAAAATGTATATCATCATTTCAGAAAATTCCTAAGTATAACTTTATCTTAAATACTTCATGCACTGAAACTTCCAACTCAtattactcataatttttttttgtttaattagtgttgacttttccttttccattACTAATCATCTTTTTGTAACTACTAATGATGACGGTTTAATAATCAAATGGTACCTAGTTcagattctaaataaatttttgttaaatggtttttaattgttagctatttcaaatttatttttattagaaggcACACAGAGTATACAttataatttgtaagaaaataccTTTAGAAAACCAGAACcatatttgttaaatttgagTGATTGTGGGAATTTAACTTTATTGTTGGCAACTTATTCTTCTTTCAAACCTTTTTCATTCCTGCATACTACCATATGAAATATTCCAGATTTTATGAAACAATCATACAGTAAGGAATGTAGTTGGCAATACGtagtatacaaatatatttaaattctgttaaataaatcaCCTAGTACAGAGTACTGAGATAAGACCTTAATatctaccttaattttttatgaaaggactttcgcaggatcctgcatcctcagatggaattattttacattattgcataataaatataaaaatactaaaataatgacaATTTCATACTAATTTACACATGAGCtactatctgttgcagtttttgtAAGTACATCTTCCTCAAATAGTATTTGATGGTTTagcaaactgaaattttgtttgtatttatacaagtaatatttttctaatatatttagtttttccatttttattaatttctaaatttctattaatattggaaatagaatgaatgtttattgtttattacatagtctgccatattagataaaccttttctttttttttctttagcctccagaaccaccatacgATTTTAATTCAGaacatgaatgaggatgatatgtatgaatgtaaatgaagtgtagtcttctacagtctaaggtcgaccattcctgagatgtgtggttaactgaaaatattagataaatctgatttttacatgactgcccaaaaaggagtgtaatgtttttagggtgtatgtatgttccactgtagcagttcAATAGCCGAGCCGATTTAGATGCATAGGTCAAGGATTACCTTGCATTGTAATCCTTAGATTATGgagagtgtcataggctgtacaaatatgtacatatttgtatatgtacAAATATGCTTAATTGTAACAAGGACATAAACAAATCATACATATGATTATAAATGGATAATAGATAGCATTTTCAGTATTGATTTGTTTGCATAGAgaatagttgtgttttaatatCTGCTACGatactgaatgaatgaattatggtagtcaaatttattaatttattttataattattattactgttatttattgtttataaacatttaagaaaaaatcttatgatattTTGACAAGCAGAGTGTTCAATTATGTATGCATGttctttttactgctaaatattacctaacaatccctttcttttactaataaaattaataaataataaaaaataaataaaaataatatacgcttagaaattaaattaaataatctgtaaattaattgacaatggaTTGCTTCTAGCAGGATGTAaggataataaagaaattaaatcagtACAAAAGAAAAGCATTActtagaagataaaaatttagaGTGTGGGCTATGTGGATGACTTTGCTTTGGTTGTTGGAGGCTGATATCTGTAGGAAAGCCAAGGATAAAATACACGAGTCTTATCAGGTGGTGGCTGACTGGATGAGTGAAGTAGGATTAAGTATGGCCCCggagaaaacagaaatatttccAATCTCTAACGCTAAACAGAGACCGCAGATCTTAGTAAAGTTGGAGGTCAGGTGCGTGTGATCCAAACCTGCAATTACGTATTTAGGCATATGGGTAGACACGCAGCTTTGGTTCGGTATTCATGTCTTCGAGGCATGCGGTTGGGCAGATAGGGTCGTGTGTCTCATTGTGAGCATCCTGCCGGACTGTGGGGGGCTCCGGCAGCAGAGGAGAAGACTCTTGACTGGGGTTGCAGTTCTTTACGAGGTGGAAATATGGGCATCTGCTACAAAATATCACAAGTATAGAGTTATACTTGAGTCACTAAGCTGTCTGTGGGTGGCATCTGCTTATAGAACTACATCCAGAGAGGTGCTCGAGGTCATCATGGGTATTTGGCCAATGGATCTTGTGGTTGCATTATGGGCTAGAATGCGCAAGTGTGGTGGTTTGACTCCTGCGGATAGGAAGATGGCAATTGAGCAGGGCACATTGAAGACATGGCAAGAGAGGTCCCAAGGCTTATTGGATTTTTACCTCACTCAGATGCTGATGGGCCATGGGGGCTTCAGGGTGTATTTATATCACTTTGAACTAGACTGCGCAGAAACCTGCCCTGATTGTGGAAGGGAAGAAACGGCATAGCATGTTTTCTTTGAGTGTCCCTGCTTTGCTATAGAGAGAGGCGAAATGCTTGAACTCCTGGGTACGACGGTTTTTTCCCACCTGAGGGACTTATGAATTTCATGATGGCCAAAGATGAGCACTGGCTTGCTGTGGTTAGGTATTCTAGAGCAGTCATGGAGAGGCTTAGGATAGTGGAAGAAACAAGATGCCTGAGAGCTGTGGTGCGGAGGACAGGGCTGCGGGTGAGTGTCCAGGAGGCTCCCTAACCTGTGAGGGTCACCTGGATGCAGTGAACTTTTCACTCTGATGTTAAGCTCCCCCTTTCTGAAGTAATGCCACACAGCAGTTCCAGAAAGGGGAAGACTATCAGAGGTGGAGATTTAGTTGGTAGGTTGCAGCCATACATACGGACTCaataacatcttgcagaacctgttagttAGTCCGACACATTGTGTGTAAATGGTATTCCTtccctctataaaaaaaagtgtggaTAATGGGAGGTGACATTCGTTACAGTTtgtacatattaaacaaaaattatgaaaattcaaatttttaaataagctttttaattagtattttttttaaacatttatttttttaataaaaagattttcaacatAGTGATGTgggctttataaaagaaaatattttattttaaataaactgatgggAAGTTctttacatgtaattaaataggcttcattctgaacgattcgaaAACTCGTATCTCATACGTGTGAAATTGTTGTCTTATTAgtgtttttacacaactgcccaaaaagtatttattgtgtatgtatatatgtttgttccataGCTCACTGACTGAACTGACTGTCATCTGCATGCTGtataattatcctgtattaataattatcctatattaaagagctatGTTTTTTTcatagttgtgttttttaaattttaatatttatctcttgtttatttttggaatttctatAGTGCTcaagatatataatttaacattacagaggattatcaattttaaaaagattaatttcagtaaaggaatatacatatacattttttttgagattaaaataattaattaacatattgaccactgtgctaatacaatttaatattaaataaaataaaccatcaaaccacaataaatagataagttaaatttactaCATTAATATCAAGAATCGATTTTagcaggatcctgcatcttcagttgtttttaaattctataattacattaaaacatatttatttataattttattctgttgaaattcttttttttgaaaattttgaaatttataatggaCAAATAtacaaattctgctgtccagtactggagtGATGTAACATCTAAAATGTtgtattttcctttgttctattaccattaataggataaaacagatccataatagttatattttgtttttaattaaatcatcatcttcgAAAGTGATATGGTGGCTTATCAATTTcgacaaattaacaaaattataaacaagtatattttaatgtaattatagaatttaataacttatggtaattcccagaggttaaacagggaaaagaagaaaagaaagacaGAAAGAATTTAATAACCAGTGAAGATTAGGGATCCTGCGAAAATCGATTCTTGGCATTAatgtggtaagtttaacttatctattttctgtgttttagtggtttatattacattatatatagatatatataataacaacttaaccaccaaacacaataacagataacctaaaaaaaactaataccattAGTACACCAACACCACATTATTTAATTAGCATCATGATCAATGTTGATGaatatgaatttaaacaaaaaattgaaaataatgaaaaaagtttatataaacaaaggttctggaaacgctttgtttttgagttacagctaGGGAAAGATTTCACTGGATTTCagctattctaataaaaataagccctactgtaatttttgagactcAAATTAAGCAgaaaagttggtggtttcttttataatttgagctgtgaaataggataaaacaggtcctagaactgtaaaTTCACTAGTCtaagatatctgatgtaaaacacaaaattttatgtacaaaaaaaccttttttagatttgtaatacaacagctttgttagataaataataaatgcggaagatttagtaacaaaatttagagaatttaattctgagaaaattaatgaaaatacaggcaataaaatgttaaaaacttttttattgaagcaaaacagaagaaaaatcgtattattctttctatatcaaacaaatattctttttaaaaataaaaatgcctaattaatgaaaatgattttaaaagaaatacaacatttttaaaacaatattttagtgtgtacattcaataatttacacaggtaTTTTAATAACACTTCATTTTTTAGTTATCCCTTGTGAAAAATTTTACCCTGATTTCTGTTCCAAGTGAAAaatgaagccatactgaaattcttaaaatttaaattaaagggcAAATCTGATGTTTCATacagtttttgacctgaaaacatGTTTTAGAACTATGccctaataattttaataataatacactgccaataattcaatattatttacaataatttcaatacactgccaataaacaacaaaattttgcaatacaatttgtagagaatataattctgaGAGAATCTATACATAATATCAACTAAACAtattgtttaagaaatttgaaaaaagccAAACATGGCAGTAtaacaagatattaaaaaaaataaataataagtcaataaaaacTGCATACTTATTCCCTGATCTGAAAAACATCATCCCAAGAGCTAAAGTTGCACCTGGAGCTGTAACAGCAGTATTAACTTGATCACCTTCACGTATCTGGTAACTAGGTGACTTATACTTTTCTTTCTGTGAGCCTGtacataatgaaaattgtttagatATATTCAAAGTACAGAAAAAAGCTAAGTGATTCTGTTTAAcattagaaaacttaaaaaagtatattttaacaaCAATGAGGCTTCTTTTGTTACAGACTATTTGATTAAGCAGTAAATGAGAAATTCTTCTGTCAATAAATCTATActgaaaagttaagt of the Lycorma delicatula isolate Av1 chromosome 10, ASM4794821v1, whole genome shotgun sequence genome contains:
- the LOC142330891 gene encoding anaphase-promoting complex subunit 1-like yields the protein MVINELLFCFSYTESDLKVCSALPIQMLLDQSSQKEKYKSPSYQIREGDQVNTAVTAPGATLALGMMFFRSGNKTVANWMKARDTQHLLDFVCPDLLLLRMIARGLILWDDILHTEEWVLDHVPAAIRPYCLVKPHPGILPDNIDYETMKYVKLFVLFSLSFNLQFDLISYCNIIAGACMAMGLRLAGSANNEAFITLFNFCKKFTSMSGKSIAELAGKSTIETCLNVILLALAMNINLMSSLQCISAA